The DNA region TACGTCTACGCGAGCTACCAGCCGGTCAGCCTGCCGTCGCCGCACCACCCGCCGATGCCCCGGCCGGGCCGCCCGCTCCCGCCCGGCGTCACCGACAACCGGATCCTGTGGGACCGGGACGCCCGGGACGCGCAGGACGTGTTCGGCGACGCGGTCAACACCCACCGGGTGTCGGTCGGCCTGCCGCCCGTGGACAACGTCCGCGACCACGTCTTCACCGACCGTCCGTGGCTGGCCGCCGACCCGCTCCTGGCCCCGTGGGAGCAGCCGGCGGACCTCGACGTGGTGCAGACCGGCGCGTGGGTCCTGCCGGACGACCGCCCGCTCCCGGCCGACCTGACGGCCTTCCTGGACGCGGGCGCGCCGCCGGTGTACGTGGGCTTCGGCAGCATCCCGCTGCAGGACCCGGAGGAGGTCACGCGGGCGGCCGTCGAGGCGGTCCGCGCCCGGGGCCGCCGGGCGGTCCTCTCCCGCGGCTGGGCCGACCTGGACGCGACCGACGACCGGGACGACTGCTTCGTCGTCGGCGAGGTCAACCACCAGGCGCTGTTCCGCCGGGTGGCCGCCGTCGTGCACCACGGCGGCGCGGGCACCACGACGACGGCCACCCTGGCCGGGGCGCCGCAGGTGGTGGTGCCCCAGGGCGCCGACCAGCCCTACTTCGCGGGGCGGGTGGCCGGCCTGGGCATCGGCGCGGCCCACGACGGACCGGTCCC from Kitasatospora sp. NBC_00458 includes:
- a CDS encoding glycosyltransferase, with protein sequence MRVLLSAYDSRGGVEPLAALAVRLRELGAEVRVCAPPDEEFAKRLAGVGVEAVPTGRSVRDLVTGRTPPSPGGLPRRAADLVAAFHENVTAAAEGCDVLLATGLVPAVAGVKSVAEKLGIRYVYASYQPVSLPSPHHPPMPRPGRPLPPGVTDNRILWDRDARDAQDVFGDAVNTHRVSVGLPPVDNVRDHVFTDRPWLAADPLLAPWEQPADLDVVQTGAWVLPDDRPLPADLTAFLDAGAPPVYVGFGSIPLQDPEEVTRAAVEAVRARGRRAVLSRGWADLDATDDRDDCFVVGEVNHQALFRRVAAVVHHGGAGTTTTATLAGAPQVVVPQGADQPYFAGRVAGLGIGAAHDGPVPTARSLSAALETALAPETRERATAAAGAFRTDGAAVAARLLLDAVG